The Triticum aestivum cultivar Chinese Spring chromosome 6D, IWGSC CS RefSeq v2.1, whole genome shotgun sequence genomic sequence ccaagctactggagcttcgtgatgaactataacatatcagggatagatatgatgatccttgagctattcgcgatgtttgacaccgcgaaagtagaaatcaagtaggagcatcaattgttgatggttagcaaaagcactagtttcaagaagggcaagggcaagaagggatacttcatgaaacggcaaatcagttgcagctctagtgaagaaacccaaggttgaacccaaacctgagacaaagtgcttctgaaatgaggggaacggtcactgaagagAACTGCCCTAGATatttcgtagatgagaaggctggcaaggtcgacagaagtatattggatatacattatattaatgtgtactttactagtactcctagtagcaccagggtattagataccggttcggttgctaagtgttagtaactcaaaataaaagctgcggaataaacggagactaactaaagatgagatgacgatatgtgttggaagtgtttccaaggttgatgtgatcaagcatcgcatgctccctctaccatcgagattggtgttaaacctaaataatggttatttggtgttgttgagcatagacatgattggattatgtttatcgcaatatggttattcatttaaggagaataatggttactctgtctatttgaataataccttcaatggtcttgcacctaaaatgaatggtttattgaatctcgatcgtagtgatacacatgttcatgccaaaagctatatgatagtaatgatagtaccacatactggtggcactgccacttgagtcatattggtataaaacgtatgaagaagctccatgttgatggatctttggactcgctcgtttttgaaaaaaattgagacatgcgaaccatgtctattagtatatatatgcatgaagaaagtccatacagatggatcgtttggactcacttgattttgaatcacttgagacatgcaaatcataccacatgggcaagatgactgaaaggcctcgttttcagtaagatggaacaagaaagcaacttgttggaagtaatacattttgatgtgtgcagtccaatgagtgctgaggcatgcagtggatatcgttatgttcttacttcacagatgatttgagtagatgctgagtatatttacttgatgaaacacaagtctgaattgttgaatggttcaagtaatttcagagtgaagttaaagatcatcgtgacaagaggataaaatgtctacgatatgatcatagagataaatatctgagttacgagtttggcacacaattaagacattgtggaaattctttcacaactaataccgcctagaacaccatagtgtgatggtgtgttcgaacatcataactgcaccctattggatatggtgcataccatgatgtctcttatcgaattacactatcgtttatgggttaggcattagagacaaccgcattcactttaaatagggcaccacacaattccgttgagacgacaccgtatgaactatggtttagagaaacctaagctatcgtttcttaaaagtttggggctgcgacgcttatgtcaaaaagttttaggctgataacctcgaacccaaagcggataaatgcatcttcatagaatacccaaaacagttgggtatacctcctatttcagatctggaagcaaaagtgattgtttctagaaatgggtcctttctcgaggaaaaagtttctctcgaaagaattgagtgggaggatggtggagacttgatgaggttattgaaccatgacttcaactagtgtgttgCAAGGCACAGGGAGttattcctgtggcacctacaccaattgaagtggaagcttatgatagtgatcatgaaacttcggatcaagtcactaccaaacctcgtaggtcgacaaggatgcgtactacttcagagtggtacataatcctgtcttggaagtcatgttgctggacaacaatgaacctacgagctatggagaagtgatggtgggcccggattccgacgaatggctcgaggccataaaatccgagagaggatccatgtataaaaacaaagtatagactttggaagaactacttgatggtcataaggctgttgggtgcagatggattttaaaaggaagacagacaatgatggtaagtgtcaccattaagaaagctcgacttgtcgttaagatgttttccgacaagttcaaggagttgactgcgatgggactttctcactcgtagtgatgctaagagtcagttggaattatattagcagttactgcattatttatgaaatcttgcagataggatgtcaaaacattgtttcctcgacgattttcttgaggaaaggttgtatgtgatacaaccagaaggttttgtcaatcctgaaagatgctaacaagtatgcaaagctccagcaatccttctaaggactggagtaagcatctcggagttggaatgtacgctttgatgagatgatcaaagattttgggtttatacaaagtttatgagaaacatgtatttccaaagaagtgagtgggagcactatagaatttttgatgagtatatgttgttgacatattgttgatcagaaatgatgtagaatttctggaaagcatacagggttatttgaaaagtgtttttcaatggaaaacctggattaacctacttaaacattgagcatcaagatctataaggatagatcaaaaacgcttaatagtactttcaaatgaatacataccgtgacaagattttgaaggagttcaaaatagatcagcaaagaaggagttcttggctgtgttacaaggtgtgagtattgagtaagactcaagacctgaccacggcagaatcgagacttggatttgtcactccgtatgacggaggggtatctctgggcccactcggtaatgcatcatcataatgagctcaatgtgactaatgagttagccacgggatcatgcgttacggaacgagtaaagagacttggcggtaacgagattgaacgaggtattgggataccgacgatcgaatctcgggcatgtaacataccgatagacaaagggaattgtatacgggattgattgaatccccgacaacgtggttcatccgatgagagaatcgtggaacatgtgggagccaatatgggtatccagatcccgctattggttattggacagagaggtgtctcggtcatgcttgcatggttcccgaacccgtagagtctacacacttaaggttcggtgacgctagagttgttatgggaaatagtatggggttaccgaacgttgttcggagtcccggatgagatcccggacatgacgaggagctccggaatggtccggaggtgaagatcggtatattggacgaagggtattggagtccggaattgttccgggggttccaggctatggccagcatgtccgaaaggggtttcggaggccccggcaagcgttggggggacttatgggccaaggggaaggggcaaaccagcccactaaggggctgtgcgcccctcccaacccctctcacgtaacaaggagaggtgggggcgccacccctagggcagccgcccctcccggcttggggggcaagtttcctagggggtgggggcgcccaaacccatctagggtttcccctggccgccgcctcctcctctagatccatctagaggggccggccccctcttcccttccccctatatatagtgagggggtgggagggcagccacagcCTTCCCtcggcgcagccctctcctcctccaactcctcctcctcctccgtagtgcttagcgaagctctgccggagaaccacgagctccattgccaccacgccgtcgtgctgctggagttctccctcaacttctcctctccccttgctggatcaagaaggaggagacgtccccgggctgtacgtgtgttgaacgcggaggcgccgtccgttcggcgctagatcggatcttgcgcgatttgaatcgccgcgagtacgactccatcaaccacgttcttgtaacgcttccgcttagcgatcttcaagggtatgaagatgcactccctctctctcgttgctagcatctcctagattgatcttggtgagacgtaggaaaattttgaattattgctacgttccccaacagtacatacctacggaaatgattgggtttccatgcctcgcccaatcgcacacggccccagcctgggtcccaggagggcctatccccgacgatttctgggtcgtgtgggaaggatccccccaatcgcccacactcacttggcgacggttccaaatgccgtcgcggaaaggggttttaaaccatttgtttaggacgtcTTTGTACCAGtgttggctccagtatttttttatttatttcatgaaaaatatccaaaaagttttgtccaattttgagaacttttatttctgcaaaaaaaaacaacaccatggtagttctgcttaaAACAGCatcggtccgggttagtttcattcaaatcatgtaaattagagtccaaaacaagaggaaaatcgtttggaaagtagatacgatggagacatctGATTAGTTTGAAATATTGGTCGGATGTATGCAGGCAGCGTTGGATGGAGGCCTCGCGCATCCGTGTCCGCAGACTGGTCCCCCCATGTCCACAGATGGATGCGGCAGGAAATCTGCGGGtaaccgttggagatgccctaaggccgCTTTAGAATGATTTTCACGCTCCTCGCCCCCAAGGCAACATTCCCCCACCATTGCGTGCATGGAGTGTCGGCCACCGGAAGTCGAATTTGGGCCAGAATTAATTAGGGAAGGCATCACCCAGGATGTGCTGATAACGACACAAATCACACTTCAAAAGCCCACACGAGTGCCGCCCGTCATCTAGCCCCATAGACAAATATTTGGAAGCTAGCTTCTCCCGCGGCCACATTAGAGCACTCTAGGGGCACCCATCGTGACCCCCTCCAAGGAGTGAATGATGAGATAGCACCACTTCTGCTTGTCTTGACATAGAACCTAGGGTTTCTCCCATTGAGATCGAGGAGACATGAACAGGGACCACAACGATGCCGAGTACCAGGCACCAGATCCGGAGACCACCGACGCCCATGCTCTAGGTCGAGTGGGTCAGACGTGCCATCAATGCTACATCTTCTAAACTTGTTGGTCATTGAGTTCCCAGGAGAACAACTCGTCAACCAGAACCAATCGGAGGAGGACGTGACTCCGCCGCAATAGAAATAGTCATATTTAGTGAACATGGTCCCTTCACATGAACTGTTTATTTAGTGAACTAAGTATTAACAGTGGCACAATTGAAAGATTTTGGAAATCTAAGCAAGTCAAATTTTATCAAGAACAAGGTAACTAGAACACGAACTAATTCTTACAAAAAGTGCTCAATTTGCTTTTAAACTTTTCTGGTCTGTACAAAACAAGTTTTTTTTAGACATGTCTGTACAAAACAACAAAGAAATGTCTGTACAAAACAAGTGCCTTGTACTCCTAGCAAATTAAAGCACGTGCGTACATGTGCACAGGGAATACAACGAAACGGAACGGGACAAAAATAGTGAGCGTGATTTCTTGTGTGGGCCGACGACCCACTTCCTTCCGCACATCACTTTCTTCGGGCTTCGACCACGCCACAGTTGTGAGAGGAGAGGAGGGCGAGATGGGTAGCCTCGGCCGCCACCACCCACGCCCACGGTCGTCGTCGGCGGCGCCCCTCGATGATGACAACCTgctctccgagatcctcctccgcctcgaCCCACAGCCGTCCTCCCTCCCCCGCGCTTCCGCCGTCAGCAGGCGCTGGCGTCTCCTCGTCTCCGACCCCGGCTTCCGCCGCCGCTTCCGCCTCCACCACAACCGCAACCCTCCCCTCCTCGGTGTCCTTGAAAAAGTTTTGGGCGGCGATCTGTCCTTGGTACCTACCGTGGAGGCCCCCAATCGCTTCCCGGCGGGGGCCTTGTCTCTGAGGCTCGACGACTTCTTCGTGCCCATCGGATGTCGCCATGGCCTTGTGCTCGTGTTCCTCTCGCTCGATTCTTGGAGAGAGATCCTGGTGTGGGATCCCATCACCGCCGAGCAGCACCGGATCCTGTTGCCCCCTGGGTTTATGACGCGCGGGGGGGAGGGCATGATAAATGGGGCCGTGCTTCGGGCCGCCGGAGACGACGACGACTTCCAGGTGGTCGTGGTGATGGCAGACAAAGGCAGACCACAAAGGCGAGCTTTCGTGTGTGTCTACTCTTCAAAGACCGGCGTATGGGGTGAGCTCGTATCAACATTGCTTCCATCTATGGCTCTGACTGATGTTGCTTGCACGGGCATGCCCGCTGTGCTGGCTGGAAATTCTCTTTACTGGTTGCTTGTTGGGAAGATTTCTGTAATTCTCGAGTTTGATATGGAGACACAAAGCCTGGCCTTGATACAGGTGCCAGTGCATATGCTTGAAGGGGGGCGTCCCCTAAACTGGATCATGCGGGCAGAGGGTGGTGGCCTTGGTTTACTCTTCGAGACAGACTTcagcttccaattatggaagaggAACACAGATTCTAATGGTGTTTTTTCATGGGTACTTGGAAGAACTATCGGACTGGAGAAGCTACCTTTCCTGAATTCAGAGAAGAAAGACATGAGCATACTAGCGCTCGCCGAGGAAAACAATGTGATGTTCATAAGGAAAGGTGGCGTCGTCTTTATGGTCCATCTTGACTCATTGCAGTTCAAGAAACGTCTTGAAGACGACAACGTTACTTATTATGAGCCATTCGAAAGTGTCTACACCGCAGGTAATATAGCATGCCTTCACACCTATTCATTATAACAAACTCAAATTACTTTTTGATAATTGGTTGACAGCATACGATTCACATCCTTTCATGCTAACTTAAAATTGTTAAGTAGCATCATATCATTTGTTTCTTTTGCTGCTTGATGACCTCTTCAACATACAACAAACCAATTATTTGTTCGGTAATTCGCCGAAGAAAATATTTCACACCATGTCGTGGTAAGCCAACAATTTTCAGTAGTTTCTTTTTCTGCTTGATGACCTCTTCAACACGTGCTGATATTGTTCTGTTGTGATGATGCTTGAGTCGTCGTGTTTGGTCATCTGGATGTTATCTATTAGTGGTATCTAATATACTCTATGTCCTGTAGCCCGACAGTGGGTTGTAATTTGtccactgttaactgaatttatgTAATTTTCTAGATTCTAGTCAGAGCTAGTAATCTGCCTTTATCAGTTTATCATGTATAAATATCTGCTGATAAAACAACAAATAACAAGATTGGCAAATTCTTTGTAGAATAACTGAACTTAATAAATAAGTAAATATCCCTTCCTGTCGACAGATGTGACAATCATCTAGTGTAAGTGTTAGAGCGTAGCGATAGTATGCCTTTTTTTCCTCAAGGTGAGATCACAGCAGTTTGAAGATCACTACATGAGAACTAGCTTGAACAAACTAAGATCTCAAATAACCCACGAAATAAAAAAAACTAAGATGTCAAATTGGTATCTCAATTGGTAGGTTTGGAAGCTTAAGAGTAGTTATATTCTTTCTTTCGGCATAGTTATGTCTGCTGATCTTGCTAGTAATCTTAAATTCATAATAACCACTTTGTTGTGAACTTATGGATAAATTGTTCATTTTATTGTCCCGCACTTCTGCTGTTCACATGGCAAGTCCATTTGTACCACGTAAAACTAGTAAATGGGCTTAATTTATTTCCACCTTTTTAGGCATATTTTACATTAAAGTATAATATATATCATGATCATTTATGTTGCTAGGACTTTTTTATTACAAGTATAGTTTATCAATATCCAATATGGTGTGGAACAAGCTTAAGAATAGCTCTAAATGTCTTCTCTATTCTGACCAGTTAATAGTCTGTGAATGTACATTCTTTATCTCTACAATATTAATGAGTATATGTTATTTTGGGAATATTCAATAAATTTGACAGTATGTGTGCTTTGTTTAACTATTACTTAGTACTATATCAAAATAGAGTTGTTTTCCTCAAATTAATAGTTGTGTTGTATAAGTATCTTGTTGAGGTGTCCTCGTTTCTATTTGACTTTTCCTTGGAATGCCCTTGGGTCGTGTGCTTAGCATTTGGAGGTTACTCTCCCTTTTCTAGTTAA encodes the following:
- the LOC123141008 gene encoding uncharacterized protein → MGSLGRHHPRPRSSSAAPLDDDNLLSEILLRLDPQPSSLPRASAVSRRWRLLVSDPGFRRRFRLHHNRNPPLLGVLEKVLGGDLSLVPTVEAPNRFPAGALSLRLDDFFVPIGCRHGLVLVFLSLDSWREILVWDPITAEQHRILLPPGFMTRGGEGMINGAVLRAAGDDDDFQVVVVMADKGRPQRRAFVCVYSSKTGVWGELVSTLLPSMALTDVACTGMPAVLAGNSLYWLLVGKISVILEFDMETQSLALIQVPVHMLEGGRPLNWIMRAEGGGLGLLFETDFSFQLWKRNTDSNGVFSWVLGRTIGLEKLPFLNSEKKDMSILALAEENNVMFIRKGGVVFMVHLDSLQFKKRLEDDNVTYYEPFESVYTAGI